CTTCAACGCGCGCTTGTACTCCACCTGCAGGTACTTCAGGTGAACGCCCGCGGAAATGTGCTGCCAGGGCAGAATCTCGCTCAGGTCGAAGCGACGACGCGCCATGGCGTCGATGTCCATGCCCAGTTCGGCGCCCGCATCGCGCCACGCGTCCTCGCGGAAATGTTCGGTCCACGCGTCATAGCGCGAGCCCTTGCGCCATGCCAGCTCCAGCAGGTCGGCGCACTCGCGCCCGCCGCGGCTCATAATGGCCTCCACGAAGCTCGTGGCGGGATCATGCCAGCTCACGTTGATGGCACGATACCGCACGCTATCGCGCAGCACGTTCACGCGGCGACGCGCCTCGGCAGGCGACATCTGCTCGCACCACTGGAACGGCGTCTGCGCTTTCGGCACGAACAGCGCGCACGAAATACCAAACTGAATGCGACCGCGCTCTTCCGGCGGCACGACTTCCTTCACGCGTTCATACGCACGATTCACCAAGTCGGCAATGCCCTTCACGTCCTCGTCGGTTTCCGTGGGCAAGCCCAGCATGAAGTACAGCTTGCAGCGGCGCCAACCCTCGCTGAACGCCGCGGTCAACGCGCCGAACAGGTCGTCCTCGGTCACGTTCTTGTTGATGACATCGCGCAGGCGCTGCGTGCCCGCCTCGGGGGCGAACGTCAGGCCGCCGCGCTTTTCGCCCGCGACCATCTTGGCCATGTCGACGCCGAACGAGTCGAGGCGCTGCGACGGAATGGAAACGCGCACGCCCGTACCCGACACCTGCTCGGTCAGGCGCGTGAGGATCTCGCGAATCTGCGAGTGGTCGGTCGTAGAAAGCGACGTGAGGCTCACCTCGTCGTAGCCCGTATGCTCCAGGCCCTGAAGCACGCCTTCCACGATGTTGTCGGCGGAACGCTCGCGCACGGGACGATACATCATGCCCGCCTGGCAGAAGCGGCAACCACGCGTGCAGCCGCGCAGCACCTCGGCACTCAGGCGGTCGTGCACCAGGTCGCCAAAGGGCACCACGCACGGCTCCCAGCAACTGCTCGTGGAAAAGCCCTCGTAGATGCGACGCTTCACGATCTGCGGTGCCTCTTCCACCATGGGCGCAACGCGGAAGCCCGCCTGGGCAGCCTCTTCCCCGGAAAGCTCGCGATAGAGGCTGGGAATGTAGTTACCCTCAATGCGTGCCAGGTCGCGCAGGATTTCCTGTCGGCTCTTCCCCGCCATGCGACCCTCGTGCACGCAGGCAACCGTTTCGGGTACGGCTTCCTCGCCCTCGCCCACGCACATGCAGTCGAAGAACGGGGCGAACGGCTCGGGGTTGCACGTGCACGGGCCACCAGCCAGCACGAAGGGGTCGTTCTCGCCGCGGTCGGCCGCACGCAGCGGCACGCCCGAAAGGTCGAGCGTTTCAAGCACGTTCGTGGCCGCCAGCTCGTGCGGCAGCGTGATGCCGATGCAGTCGAATTCGCGCAGGGGCGCGCAGCTTTCCAGCGAGAACAGCGGCAGGCCCTCTTCGCGCATGACGTCGCCAAATTCGGCCGCAGGCAGATACGAGCGTTCGGCCCACATGCCCTCGCGCGCATTCACGGCATTCACCAGAATGCGAATGGCCTGATTGGCCTGGCCAAGTTCATACGTGTCGGGATACACCATCACGAGCGACGCATCGTTGGGATGCGCGTCGAAGTCATGATGGACGGACCCGAATTCATGATTGATGTAGCGTACCGGACGTTCGGCACGCGAAAGTAGACCCCGCAGACGGGGCCACAGATCGGTCATTGTACGCGGCATCTAACGCTTACCTCCGCGCGAATCGATAAACGAATCCACCATGGCACGGGCGAACTCGTCGGGCTCTATGCCCTGTTTACGGCAAAACACATGAATGGTCTCACGGACGGCGGGAACAACCTCGCACACCGCATGACCAACGACCGGCGCTACGGCATCGGCCGATTTACGCAAAACGGGACCCGCCTTCTGGGCAACGGCGTACGCCGCGGGAAGGGCAACATCGGTCGCGAACCCAATTACGACGGGGGCAGCCTGCTGAGCACGTGCGGCAACGCTCACGGCCGCCTTGCCGGCCACGTCTACCGCAACCTGAGCGACGGCCTGGGCATACGGCTGCACCGTGCCCTGCACCGAAACAGCTGCCTCGCGCACGCGCGCCAATGCGCGCTCTTCGTTGGGCTCTTCGTAGATACCATCGGACAGTCCCTCGAAATACGCGATGGCCGCGTGCCCCATGGCCTCGGTAGCACCAGCGCCGATGCCGCAGCGAATAACGCCGCCCAGCACCGGGAACGCGCCAATGAGGGAACGCGCCACCGAACGCGAGGCAAACGCGCCGCCCAGCAGCACCAACAGCTCGCGCCAGCGATCCCTTCCCAGGGGCTGGCCATACGCTGCGGCAATCTGCAGCACCATCTTCGCCTGGTTGAGCGTCATGAGAGGCATGTCGGCGCCGGGAATGAACGGCACCAGGCCAATGCCTGCATTCTGAAGGGACGTGGCATGCACCGATTCCAGCGACAGCGGACGACGCACGAACGGGAACGATAGCGCGAAAGCCAGGCGCTTTACGTGGAACGTCGAAACGATCCACTCGCCCACGCCCATGAGCAACGTGCGCTCGCGATCGACCGTGAACGGATACGGCTCCTGGTTGAACTCGTCAGTTTCCGGAAAAGCACCGCCATCGACCTGCGGGTCGGGCGCAACGACGTCGCTTTCCAGCAGCGGGCACCCCACTGCCTCGGCGATTTCGCGCACGAGGGCGGGCATATCGGTAACAGTGAGCGCGGGCACGCCCGCGGCAATGAGCGCCTGGGCAATGCTGCCCGTGCGCAGGCCCGTGCCGGCAACGATAACGGCCATGTCGTATTCGGAGGTTACTGCGGAAACGTCTTCCCAATCGAACACGTCGACCTGCGCTTGTGACGACTGCGGCGTAAACGCACGCGCCATAACGTCGAGCAACGCGGGCGACGATTCCGGGTCGATGAGCAGCGCCAAACGCAGCGGCATGGCGCGCGCGGATTCAATATCGGTTGAAGCATCGAGCACCGCGGTGGGATCGATGGGAAGCATCATGCATCTCTCCTTTTGCCGAGCGCGAGCGCTCTACCTGCCGTTATGAGCCCATACCGAGCCAATGAAGCCCAGCATGACGAAATTGACCACCATAAACGAAGAACCATAGCTCATGAAGGGCAGCGGAATGCCTGTAATGGGCATGAGGCCGCACGTCATGCCAATGTTCTCCAGGATCTGGAAAAGCCACATGCCGGCCGTGCACATGACGATGAGCGTGCCGAACATGTCGTTGGCATTGTAGGCAATACGATAGCACACGAAAAGCAAGGCGGCGTAGAGCGCAATGAGAAGCAGCGCCCCCATGAAGCCAAGCTGTTCGGCCAGCACGCAGAAGATAAAGTCGGTGGGCGATTCAGGCAAATAGCCCAAGGTAGACTGCGTGGCATTGCCCAGGCCCTTGCCCAGAAGGCCACCGCTGCCAATGGCAATCTTCGCCTGCGTGAGGTTGTAACCGTCGCCCGTGGGATCGTAGCTATTGTCCAAGAACACCAACAGGCGCGACTTCTGATAATCCTTCAGCAACACGTCTTTGCCAGCTATGGAGTCGGCAATGGGGTCGAGGATGAGGATCGCCGCCACGGCAACCGCCATGATGCCCAGCGAGATGAGGATGAAGCGCGGCCGAGCGCCACCCACGATAAGCGCCGTACCCGCGATGAACAGGTACACCATGCCGGTGCCCAAGTCGGGCTGCGTAAGGATGGCCACCACGGGAACCATGAGGATTCCCAGCGCCTTCAGGTACTCGCGCGCGCTACCCAACTTGCCGCCGTAGCGTGAGATGACGCTCGCGGCCAGCAGGATAACCGTAATCTTGGCAAACTCGCCTGGCTGGAAGCGCGCAGGACCGATCTTCGCCCACGAGTTGGCGCCATTCACGGAAAGGCCAACGCCCGGTATATGCGGCAGCATGATGAGTACGATGTTAATGATCAGGAACAACGCCATGTAATGCGACAACTGGTGATAGTCGTAGCGGAAGAGCAGCAGCATGAGCACGGCGCCCACGAGCACGCCGGCAAGCTGGCGCGAAAAGTTGTACGACTCGTTGCTCACCGTAGCCGTATACACGATGATCAGGCCATATGTAACCAGCGCCGCCACTACCAAAACGAGCGTGGGGTTAATGTACTTAAAGCGCGACGGGCGCGTGGCGGCCGCAATGCGCGCGTTCGGCGACTTCACCGAGTCGATTTGCGTCATGCGCTGCACGTTGCTCATAGGCTAGTCACCTCGCGAAGACGTCGTATCGGTACTGCTGGATTCCACGACCGTATAGGCACCCGTAACCGTGCCCATGGAATCGGCCGTAAGCGAGCCGTTGTCGTAGGCAATGGCCGCCTGCAGCACTTCGGAAACGATGGGAATGCAGTTGTTCGCCGCGGAAACGCCCTGCTCGGCAAGGCACGCGCACACGTACTTCGGGTTGTCGTACGGAGCGTAGCAGCAGAACCAGGAATAGTCCTTCTTGCCCGACACCTCGGCGGTACCCGTCTTGCCGGCCATCTCGAAGCCGCAGCCGGAGAAATAATTCGAATCGTAGTTGTTGAGCGTCATCACCTTGCGCAGGCCCTCGCGCACCGTGGCAATGTGCTCGGCGCTCATGGTGGGCTCGGCGATGACCTCGGGCTCGTACTTCAAAACCGTTTCACCCAGCGAATTGCGCACCTCGCGCAACACGTGCGGGCGATAGACCTTGCCCGTGGCGATACCGCAGTACGCTGCAGCGTTCTGCAGGGGCGTGATGAGCACGTAGCCCTGGCCGATGGCCATGTTCGTCATGTCGCCGCCCTGCCAAACAGCCTCTTCGGGGGCATCCTTGAAGTACTCGCTCTTCCACGTGGGCGTGGGAACGCGGCCCGTGGCCTCACCGGAAAGATCGATGCCCGTCTTCGCGCCGAAGCCGTATTCGCAGATGTAATCCTGCATGGCGGTTTCTGAAAGCGTACCGCTCTCGTAGAAGTTCTTCGCGATTTCGTAGAACACGACGTCGCAGGAGTTCGCAATGCCATCGACCAGGTTCAACGTGCCGTGGCCCGCCGTCTTCCAGCACTTCTGGGCATAGCTGCTGCCGAAGCCCGTCCACGTACCCGTGCACGTCCAATCGCTGCTGGAGCTGGCAACGCCGTTCGTAAGCGCGGCCATGGAGGTAAACGCCTTGAACGTGGAAGCGGCTGGATAGGTGCCAGCCACCGCGCGGTCCATAAGCGGGTAATGCGATTCCTCGGTGTTGAACTCGTCCCACATATCCTGGGAAATGCCACCGATGAAGCTTTCGGGCGTGAACGTGGGATAGCTGGCCATGGCCACCACTTCCCCGTTCGTGGCATCCAGGCACACCACGGCACCACCCGTGGCATTTGCGGAGCCCAGCCTGCCATCGGGCGCCAGATATTCGCGCAGGGCGTCATCGGCCACCTTCTGAACGGGACCGCGAATGGTGAGGTAGATGTCGTTGCCACGCAGCGGAGCCGTCTCGCTTACCACCGACTGCACGTTGCCCTGCGCGTCGGTAAGCAGGGTGCGCGTGCCGTGATCGCCAGAAAGCAGGTTCTCGTACGTATATTCCACGCCGCTCTTGCCCACCGAGTCGCCCGACTGCAGGTTCTGCCCTGCCGTCTCGTTCTCGAAATCCTCGGAGGAAGCGGTGCCCGTGTAGCCAAGGATATGGGCCGCCAGCGCGCCATACGGATACGAACGCGACGTGCGCATCTCGCACGTGACGTTCGGGAAGGCCGAAGCATGCTCGCTAATGAAGGCGATGTTGCGCAGCGTGACGTCGCTGGCCACAACGCGCATGCTCTGCGCGCCGCTCGTGCTATCCAGAATGCGCTGACGCACCACCTGGAACGGGATGCCCAAAAGCGCAGAAAGACGGCGTACGGTGTCGTAGTCACTTGCCACGTCGGAAGAGGCAAGCACCGTGTAGTTCGAACGATTGCTCACCAGCGCCAGGCCGTCGCAGTCGTAGATCACGCCGCGCGGCGCGGGCGTGTACACCGTGGAATACAGGTTTTGGGAAGCCTGGCTGGAATACTCGTCGGATTGCAGCACCTGCATGCTGAACAACTTGGCAATAAGGGATCCGAATACGGCAGCCGCCAGAATGCCCATGGTCACGAAGCGGCTGGTAATGGCCTCGCCCGTAGAACCGCTGGCCGTCTTCGACGTGGATACCTCGGTATGCCCCGACGTGCCGAAGCCCGTCTTGTGCTTTTCGGGCGCCACGCCGTACGTGTCGATGGAATGAATCTCGCGCGAGGTGGCCACCTTGTCACGCGAGCGATTGCCCATGCGGCGTGCGACCAGCACGGCCACCACGATGACAAGTACCAGCGTTGCTATTCCCGCGATAATGGCTGCAAGCATGGCAAACCCCTAGCGCAAGCGGGAAACGGACTTCATCTGCAGCTGCGAGTTCGTGAGCAGGCGAGACAGGAGCGGATACAGAAGCAGGCCCACCACGCAGTCGTACAACGCGCATGGAACGGCGCGATACGCGAAGGCTTCGATGGGGTTCAGGTTGCTGGAAAGGCCCAGCAGGAATGCCGCGTAGAGCACGTCTACCACCAGGGCGAACAGCATGAGAATGACAAGCGGCATGAGCACCGTGCCGTTAGCGAAGGCAGCATGGGCGCGCGACGCGAAGAACGACGCGAGCACCAGCAAGAACGCCAACGAGCCCACGGGGCCGTAGCCCAGAAGGTCGCTTACGAAGCCCAGCACGAACGCGATGACGAGCACCGAGTCGTCGGAGAAGAGCATGGCCACAACGAGCGTGTAGACGATTAGGAAGTTGGGCATGACCTGGAAAATAGCGATATTGGGAGCAACGACCA
This genomic stretch from Denitrobacterium detoxificans harbors:
- a CDS encoding TIGR03960 family B12-binding radical SAM protein, which encodes MTDLWPRLRGLLSRAERPVRYINHEFGSVHHDFDAHPNDASLVMVYPDTYELGQANQAIRILVNAVNAREGMWAERSYLPAAEFGDVMREEGLPLFSLESCAPLREFDCIGITLPHELAATNVLETLDLSGVPLRAADRGENDPFVLAGGPCTCNPEPFAPFFDCMCVGEGEEAVPETVACVHEGRMAGKSRQEILRDLARIEGNYIPSLYRELSGEEAAQAGFRVAPMVEEAPQIVKRRIYEGFSTSSCWEPCVVPFGDLVHDRLSAEVLRGCTRGCRFCQAGMMYRPVRERSADNIVEGVLQGLEHTGYDEVSLTSLSTTDHSQIREILTRLTEQVSGTGVRVSIPSQRLDSFGVDMAKMVAGEKRGGLTFAPEAGTQRLRDVINKNVTEDDLFGALTAAFSEGWRRCKLYFMLGLPTETDEDVKGIADLVNRAYERVKEVVPPEERGRIQFGISCALFVPKAQTPFQWCEQMSPAEARRRVNVLRDSVRYRAINVSWHDPATSFVEAIMSRGGRECADLLELAWRKGSRYDAWTEHFREDAWRDAGAELGMDIDAMARRRFDLSEILPWQHISAGVHLKYLQVEYKRALKEVTTPDCSYEGCTGCGLCPDYGIQVETQEVRHG
- a CDS encoding YcjF family protein, with the translated sequence MMLPIDPTAVLDASTDIESARAMPLRLALLIDPESSPALLDVMARAFTPQSSQAQVDVFDWEDVSAVTSEYDMAVIVAGTGLRTGSIAQALIAAGVPALTVTDMPALVREIAEAVGCPLLESDVVAPDPQVDGGAFPETDEFNQEPYPFTVDRERTLLMGVGEWIVSTFHVKRLAFALSFPFVRRPLSLESVHATSLQNAGIGLVPFIPGADMPLMTLNQAKMVLQIAAAYGQPLGRDRWRELLVLLGGAFASRSVARSLIGAFPVLGGVIRCGIGAGATEAMGHAAIAYFEGLSDGIYEEPNEERALARVREAAVSVQGTVQPYAQAVAQVAVDVAGKAAVSVAARAQQAAPVVIGFATDVALPAAYAVAQKAGPVLRKSADAVAPVVGHAVCEVVPAVRETIHVFCRKQGIEPDEFARAMVDSFIDSRGGKR
- the rodA gene encoding rod shape-determining protein RodA produces the protein MSNVQRMTQIDSVKSPNARIAAATRPSRFKYINPTLVLVVAALVTYGLIIVYTATVSNESYNFSRQLAGVLVGAVLMLLLFRYDYHQLSHYMALFLIINIVLIMLPHIPGVGLSVNGANSWAKIGPARFQPGEFAKITVILLAASVISRYGGKLGSAREYLKALGILMVPVVAILTQPDLGTGMVYLFIAGTALIVGGARPRFILISLGIMAVAVAAILILDPIADSIAGKDVLLKDYQKSRLLVFLDNSYDPTGDGYNLTQAKIAIGSGGLLGKGLGNATQSTLGYLPESPTDFIFCVLAEQLGFMGALLLIALYAALLFVCYRIAYNANDMFGTLIVMCTAGMWLFQILENIGMTCGLMPITGIPLPFMSYGSSFMVVNFVMLGFIGSVWAHNGR
- the mrdA gene encoding penicillin-binding protein 2; translated protein: MLAAIIAGIATLVLVIVVAVLVARRMGNRSRDKVATSREIHSIDTYGVAPEKHKTGFGTSGHTEVSTSKTASGSTGEAITSRFVTMGILAAAVFGSLIAKLFSMQVLQSDEYSSQASQNLYSTVYTPAPRGVIYDCDGLALVSNRSNYTVLASSDVASDYDTVRRLSALLGIPFQVVRQRILDSTSGAQSMRVVASDVTLRNIAFISEHASAFPNVTCEMRTSRSYPYGALAAHILGYTGTASSEDFENETAGQNLQSGDSVGKSGVEYTYENLLSGDHGTRTLLTDAQGNVQSVVSETAPLRGNDIYLTIRGPVQKVADDALREYLAPDGRLGSANATGGAVVCLDATNGEVVAMASYPTFTPESFIGGISQDMWDEFNTEESHYPLMDRAVAGTYPAASTFKAFTSMAALTNGVASSSSDWTCTGTWTGFGSSYAQKCWKTAGHGTLNLVDGIANSCDVVFYEIAKNFYESGTLSETAMQDYICEYGFGAKTGIDLSGEATGRVPTPTWKSEYFKDAPEEAVWQGGDMTNMAIGQGYVLITPLQNAAAYCGIATGKVYRPHVLREVRNSLGETVLKYEPEVIAEPTMSAEHIATVREGLRKVMTLNNYDSNYFSGCGFEMAGKTGTAEVSGKKDYSWFCCYAPYDNPKYVCACLAEQGVSAANNCIPIVSEVLQAAIAYDNGSLTADSMGTVTGAYTVVESSSTDTTSSRGD
- the mreD gene encoding rod shape-determining protein MreD, with the translated sequence MQRETKICIIGAIIAVFLQVVVAPNIAIFQVMPNFLIVYTLVVAMLFSDDSVLVIAFVLGFVSDLLGYGPVGSLAFLLVLASFFASRAHAAFANGTVLMPLVILMLFALVVDVLYAAFLLGLSSNLNPIEAFAYRAVPCALYDCVVGLLLYPLLSRLLTNSQLQMKSVSRLR